The window TCGCGAGAGCACTTAAGGCGCCGAAAACACCACCAAAGTTCACGGGGCTTGCCGCGTGACAGCACCGCGAAAAAGCGCAAGACTGCGTTTCACGGTGGCACCACGCGCCGAGACGGGACGATCAAAATCGGCCCGTAATATACTCACAGGGGAGTCACAACGCATGAAGAAGCTGCTCTTGGGCGGAATTGCCCTTGGCGCGGTCCTCGCCTTTTCGGGCGTAGCGAACGCACAGATCAAGCTCGGCGTCGGCGGCCCGATCACGGGTCCGAATGCGGCCTTCGGCGCGCAGCTGAAGAACGGAGCGGAACAGGCTGCCGAAGACATCAACGCCGCCGGCGGCATCCTCGGCCAGAAGATCCAGGTCGTCGTCGGTGACGACGTCTCGGATCCGAAGCAAGGCGTCTCGGTCGCCAACAAGTTCGTCGGCGACGGCGTCAAGATGGTGCTCGGCCACTTCAACTCCGGCGTCACCATGCCGGCGTCGGAAGTCTATGCCGAGAACGGCATCCTGATGATCAGCCCCTCGGCGACCAATCCGAAGATCACCGAGCGTGGCCTCTGGAACGTGTTCCGCACCTGCGGCCGCGACGACCAGCAGGGTTCGGTGGCGGCGGAGTACATCGCCAAGAACCTCAAGGGCAAGAAGATCGCCATCGTCCACGACAAGACGACCTATGGCCAGGGCCTCGCCGACGAGACCCGCAAGGGCCTGACCAAGGCCGGCGTCAAGGACGTGCTCTATGAAGGCGTCAACGCCGGCGAGAAGGACTTCTCGGCGCTGATCTCGAAGCTGAAGTCGACGGGTGCCGACTACCTCTACTGGGGCGGCCTGCACACCGAAGGCGGCCTGATCGTGCGCCAGATGCGCGACCAGGGCCTGAAGACCGTGCTGATCTCCGGCGACGGCATCACCACCGACGAGTTCGCCACGATCGGCGGCCCGGGTGTCGAAGGCACGCTGATGACCTTCCCGCCGGATCCGCAGAAGCGTCCGGAGGCGGCCGCGGTCCTCAAGAAGTTCGAGGCTCGCAAGTTCAAGCCGGAAGCCTACACGCTCTACAGCTACGCTGCGGTGCAGATCATGGCCGAAGGCGCCAAGCGCGCGAACTCGGTCGATCCCAAGAAGATCGCCGCGGCGCTGCATGGCGGCCAGCCGGTCGACACCGTCATCGGCAAGATCGGCTTTGACAAGAAGGGCGACATCACCCGCCCCGACTACACCGTCTACACCTGGAAGAAGGGTGCCGACGGCAAGATCGGCTATGTCGAGAATTGATATCGGCTGATCGCCTCAGGGCGTGACACCAAGGCCCGCTCCGGAGCGATCCGGGGCGGGTTTTTCTTTGAGGCAGCTGAGCCGGATCGCGAAACCTCGCAGTCAGAAAACGAGGAGAGTTGTCGGGAGCTGCGGTGATTGTTCGTCCTCCGGCAGCAAAGCGCGCGAACCAGTCACGGAACCTGCCAATGACCGTCACCATTACCGCCTTCGAACGCTCGCCTGACCGTGGCAATGGCCTGGCGCGCGACATGCGCCTCCGTTGGGCGCTCGAAGAGGCCGGGCAGCCTTATGAGGTCCGTCTCCTGCCGTTCAAGGCGATGAAGGAGCCCGCGCATCTCGCGCTTCAACCTTTCGGGCAGATTCCGACCTATGAGGACGGCGATCTTTCCTTGTTCGAGTCGGGGGCGATCGTCTTCCATATCGCGGAGCGCCATGCCGGCCTGCTGCCGGACGATATGAATGCCCGGGCGCGTGCGATCATGTGGATGTTCGCGGCGCTCAACACGCTGGAGCCGCCGATCTTTGATCGCAGCCTGGTCAGGATCCTCGAGCGCGACGAGCCCTGGTACGAGCAGCGCCTGCGTGCACTCGAGGGCATCATCCGCAAACGGCTCGAGGGTCTGTCCAACCACCTCGGCGATGCCGACTGGCTCGACGGTGCGTTCAGTGCCGGCGACCTGTTGATGGTGACGGTGCTGCGCCGGCTGCAGGGTTCCGGCGAGCTGGAGGAACGGCCGAACCTTGCCGCCTATGTCGCCCGCGCCGAAGCGCGGCCCGCTTACCAGCGTGCCTTTGCCGCTCAGCTGGCGGTGTTCGCAGCCTCGTCGGCGGGCTGACGACGGATTGCTCGGGGCGCCGGCAGAATTGATGATGCCCGGTCACCCTTTGTGGGTCACACGGACAATCGCACGCTGTCCGTCATCAACTTGGCGCCCAGGGCCCCGACCACCGCTCCGGCGGCCCGATCGATCCAGATCTTCGAGCGCAGATAGGCAGCCTTTGGCGCGCGGGCCGAGAACCCGACGGCAACGACTGTGTACCAGGCGAATTCAATGAGGAAGAGCATGGGCGGCAGGGCAAAATACATCCAGGACGGCGTCGGCGACGGCAGCAGGGCGGCGAACATGGAGGCGTAGAAGATCGCGGTCTTCGGGTTGGACAGCTGAACGAAGAGCGCCTTCAGCAACGACTTCCAGAGAGTGCTCGGCCGTTCCGCCGTGGCCTCAGTGATGTCAAGCAGCTCGGGCGCGGCACGCCAGATATTCACGCCTAGCCAGACGAGATAAGCGCCGCCGGCCAGCCGGAGCGCCAGGTTGAGCCATTCGACCTGCAACAGGATCGCCGTCAGGCCCGCGACCGCGACGGTTGCGAAGATAAAACCACCAATTCCCATACCGATCGCCGCCATCACGCCATCGGCACGGGTGCCGGAGATGGCGATGCGCGAGACCACGACGAAGCTCGGGCCGGGACTGATCGCGCCAAGCAGGAAAACGCCGAGGATCGAGACCAGAACAGCAAATTCATGCATGGCTATGCCTCGCTATCGTCAATCCGCCGGTTCGTGCCGGCTGCGGGCCAATCTAGCGACAGCGAGTGTCAAGGCCAATCGTCTGCGTCCGCCGCTCCGCTCTCACACCGCCGTCAGGCTCTTCATGAAGCCGGCGAAGCGCAGCAGTCCGTCCGGCCAGGGGCCGTGGCCGGATTCGGTGTTGAGATGGCCGCTATCGCCGGCGTCGACGAATTCAGAGCCCCAGGCTTCGGCCAGGGCCTTGGCTTCCTCCGGCGTGCAATAGGGGTCTGTCGCGCTGGCGATCAGCACCGAGCGGAACGGCAGGGGCTTGTGTGGGATTGCGGCGAAATCGTCGGCCATGCCGGGGATCGCACGCTTGGCCCGCTCGGAGGCCGGCGCGACGAGGAAGGCGCCGGCGACCTCGTGCGGCTTCAGGTGTTCGGCCGCATGCGCGACGGCGCTGCAGCCGGCCGAATGGGCGACGATCACGACCGGCCTGGTCGCGGCCCGCACGGCGGCGACGATACGGTTCGCCCAACCGTCACGGGTCGGCTTGTACCAGTCCTCCTGCTCGACGCGGCGAGCGGTGGGAAGCTTGGCTTCCCACCGGCTCTGCCAATGGTCGGGCCCGGAGCCCGACCAGCCGGGGACGATGAGGATATCGGTGTCGGAGGTTTTCATGGCCGCTAGATGGCGTTCAGTTCTGTGAAATCCAGCAGGCGCCGCTCACGCCTCCCCGAACACCCGGCGGAAGATCGTGTCGACATGCTTGAAGTGGTAGCCCTCGTCGAACATCGCCTCGAGCTCGGCCACCGACAGCTTCGCCGTGACGTCCCTGTCGGCCTTGAGGTTGGTGAGAAAGTCCTCGCCATGCTCCCAGGTGCGCATCGCATTGCGCTGGACCATGGAATAGCTGTCCTCGCGGCTGGCGCCAGCCTGGGTCAAGGCGAGCAGGACGCGCTGCGAGTTGTGCAGGCCACCGAGCTTGTCGAGGTTCTTGCGCATGTTCTGCGGATAGATCAGCAGCTTGTCGATGACGCCGGTCAGGCGGGCGAGGGCGAAGTCGAGCGTCACCGTCGCATCAGGGCCGATCATGCGCTCGACCGAGGAGTGCGAGATGTCGCGCTCGTGCCAGAGGGCGACGTTCTCCAGCGCGGGGGTGACCATGCCGCGCACCAGCCGGGCGAGACCGGTCAGGTTCTCGGTCAAGACGGGATTGCGCTTGTGCGGCATCGCCGACGAGCCCTTCTGGCCCGGCGAGAAATACTCCTCGGCCTCATAGACCTCGGTGCGCTGGAGATGGCGGATCTCGGTGGCGAGGCGCTCGACGCTGGAGGCGACGACGCCGAGCGTGGCGAAGAACATGGCGTGGCGGTCGCGCGGGATGACCTGGGTCGAGACCGGTTCCGGCGTCAGGCCCATCTTCTGCGCGACATATTCCTCCACCTGCGGGTCGATATTGGCGAAGGTACCGACGGCGCCGGAAATGGCGCAGGTCGCGATCTCGGCGCGGGCGGCAATGAGTCGGGCGCGGCAGCGGTCGAACTCGGCATAGGCTTGGGCGAGCTTGAGGCCGAAGGTCACCGGCTCGGCGTGGATGCCGTGCGAGCGGCCGATGGTCGGGGTCAGCTTGTGCTCGAAGGCGCGGCGCTTGATGGCGGCGAGCAGGGCGTCGACATCGGCGATCAGGATGTCGGTGGCACGCGCCAGCTGCACCGAGAGTGTGGTGTCGAGCACGTCGGAAGAGGTCATGCCCTGATGGACGAAACGCGCCTCGGGGCCGACGATCTCGGCGAGATGGGTCAGGAAGGCGATGACGTCATGCTTGGTGACGCGCTCGATCTCGTCGATGCGGGCAACGTCGAAGGTCGCATCCTTCGCCTTGGCCCAGATCGTCGCCGCCGCTTCCTTCGGCACGACACCGAGCTCGGCGAGCTTGTCGGTGGCGTGGGCCTCGATCTCGAACCAGATGCGGAAGCGCGTCTGCGGCTCCCAGATCGCGACCATCTCGGGGCGGGAATAGCGGGGGATCATAGCGGGCTCGCGGCGTGATGATAAAAGGCTCGCGGGCTCGCTAGCACGGAGAGGCTCGCGACGGAATGCCGGAGGGCGCTACTGACAGCTTCGGGCCCTCGCTTTGCCTAGCGTCCGCGCCGGCTGGGCGGGCGTTCCACCGGGAGCGCCGAGAGACCCAAGGAGGAAAAGCTGATGTCCTATGTCGATGGTTTCGTCGCGGCCGTGCCGGCCGCCAATCGCGAGGCCTATGCCGAGCATGCCCGCAAGGCCGCGCCGCTGTTCAAGGAGTACGGCGCGACCCGCGTCTTCGAGTCCTGGGGCGACGATGTCCCGCGCGGCAAGCAGACCGATTTCTATCGTGCCGTTGCAGCCAAGGATGACGAGGTCGTGGTCTTCTCCTGGGTCGAGTGGCCGAGCAAGGAAGAGCGCGATGCCGGCTGGCAGAAGCTGATGGCCGATCCGCGAATGGCCCCCGACGTCAACCCGATGCCCTTCGACGGCACGCGGCTGATCTATGGCGGTTTCGCCGCGATCGATTTGTAGGATTGAGCCGTCATTCTCGGGCGGAGCGCAGCGCAGACCCGAGAATCTCCTGACGAGAAGACGCTGGTCGGAGCTTTTTCCGGCCTGAGATGCTCGGGTCAAGCCCGAGCATGACGCTTGGAGGCCCTCAGACCCAGCTGCCCCGCGCCGTCTCGGCCGCCTTGCGGATGGCGGCGATGTTGCCGGCATAGGCCGATGGCCCGCCCTTGAACACCGCCGAGCCGGCGACCAGCACGTCGGCTCCGGCCTTGACCGCGAGCGGCGCGGTCTCGGGCGTGGCGCCGCCGTCGATCTCGAGCGCGATCGGCCGCTCGCCGATCAAGGCGCGCACCTGCGCGATCTTGTCGACGACCGAATGGATGAAGCTCTGGCCGCCGAAGCCGGGGTTGACCGTCATCAGCAGGATCAGGTCGACATCGCCGATCAGCGGCTCGGCCGCGCTCGCCGGCGTGCCGGGGTTGAGCACGATACCGGCCTTCTTGCCCTGCGCCTTGATCGCCTGGATCGTCCGGTGCGGATGCGGCCCGGCCTCGACATGGAAGGAGATCAGGTCGGCGCCGGCCTTGGCGAAGGCCTCGATGTAAGGATCGACCGGCGCGATCATCAAATGGACGTCGAAGAACTTCTTCGTGTGCGGGCGGATCGCCTTGAGCACATCGGGGCCGAAGGTGATGTTGGGCACGAAATGCCCGTCCATCACGTCGCAATGGATCCAGTCGGCGCCGGCTTCGTCGATGGCGCGGACCTCCTCGCCAAGCTTGGCGAAATCGGCGGAGAGGATGGAGGGGGCGATGCGGATCGTGCTCATGCGGCGTGGTCTAGCGCCGCGCTGCTCCTCTCGCAATCGCGAAAGGCCGGCGTCACGCCCGTTTCAACGGGAAGGAGAGGCGCCGGTCGGCCTCGGCGATCTCGACGGCCGCCTGGGTGAAGGCGGGCCGGAGCTTCAGCCGGTCGAACCAGCGCGACAGGCCGTCGAACGGGGCGAGCGAGGGGCCGCCGAGGCGCAGTGAGAAGAGCACGCTCATGAACAGGGCGATATCGGCGACCGAGACGGCATCGCCGAAGAAGTCGCGGCCGGCGAGCCGATCCTCGAGCACGGCATAGTGCTTCTCCAGCGCATGCTCGGCGATCAGTGCGTCGGCCTCCTGGGCGAAGCGCTTGGTCTGGTCGGTGCTCGGCGGGCTGGTGCGATGCATCAGTGGTTTCAGCGCCTGCAGCATGATCTCGCCGGCATAGAGCTCGTCGAGGCGGCAGCGGGCGCGGGCGCCGGGGCAAAGCGGCAAGAGTGGCGGCTCAGGATAGGCGTCCTCGAGATATTCGAGGATCACTGTCGAGTCGTAGAGCACGATCCCGTCATCGTTCAGCACCGGAACCTGGCGCTTCGGGTTGATGGCGACGACTTCGGGATGCTTCGGGTCATAGCCGGTCGTCTGGTTGAACGGCACCATGATCCGCTCGAAGGCGAGACCTTTTTCGCGCAATGCGATCTCGACCTTGCGCGAGAACAGGCTGAGCGGCCCCGAATAGAGCGTGATCATAACAGGAACTCCGGTTTTGCTTGCCGGAACTCTGGCAAAGCTTGCAGTCAGCTCGCGTCAGCAGGGATTTCTTCGAGGCGGCGACGCCGGCACAGGCGCTTCGGCCACCGCCCCCCGGAGTCAGAGGCGCTGGAGCGGCAGCGAAAGCTTGCGGTCCCAATCGGCGATCTCGGTCAGCTGTGTCGCGAAGACCGGGCGCGCGGCGACCCGCTCGTACCAGGCGGCGAGCGCCGGCAGGGCAGTGAATGACGGCCCGTCCAGCCGGCGGACATAGTGCACCATCAGAAACATCCCGATATCGGCGGCGGAGAAGGCGCCGCAGAGATAGGGTTTTTGGCCAAGCGCCGCTTCGATGTCGGTGAAGTAGCGCGCCAGCAGGGCTTCAGCCGCCCTGGCCGCGCCCTCAAGCTGCTCCAGCTCCGCCTGTGGCAGGCGTTCGCCGTTGCGGTGGAAGAGCTGGCGCAGCGCGCCGAACACCACTTCGTCGGCGAAGAGCTCGTGCTGGCGACAGCGCGCCCGCTCGACCGGCGTCGTCGGATAGAGCGGCGGCTGCGGATAGGCCTCGTCGAGATATTCGAGGATCAGGGTGGAATCGTAGAGCGTCAGCTCGCCATCGATCAGGACCGGTACCTGCGCCTTGGGATTGGCGGCGAGCACATCGGGGTGCTTCGGATGATAGCCGACCATCTGGTTGAACGGCACGACGACGCGTTCGAAGGCCAGCCCTTTCTCGGCAAGGGCGATCTCGACCTTGCGGCCGAATAGGCTGAGTGGTCCGGAATAGAGCTTCATCGGCGCGCTTCCCCTGTTTCAGGCCGTCAGAGCGGCCGGTTGCAGGCAGCCTGAGAGCCGGTGTGGTCAGCCTGCGTCAGCAGAGGCTTCCTTGCGCCTGATGCGCGCCGCGATGCCACGCAGCAGCCAGGGCAGCAGATAGATCGGGAACTGGGCCAGCGCGAAATAGAGGAAGGTGGTGGGCGGCACGCCGGCACCGAGCGCTGCGACCAGCAGGCCCATGTTCCGCTGGCCGGTGCCGTAGCCGATCATGAAACGCTCGGAGGCGGGAAAGCGGCGCAGGAGCAACCAGGCGCTGGCGAGGCCGACCGCCGAGACCAGGAAGGCGACGGCAAGGAAGAGCGCGACCTGGCCTGGCCGCTCCATCGCCGCGCGGGTGACGCCATCCATCGCCGCGATGGCGAAGATGAAATACATCAGCACGCCGAAGCCATCGAGGTTGGGCTTCAGCGCTCGGATGCGTTCTGCTCCGAGCCAGCGTCGGATGGCGAAGGCGACGACCATGCCACCGCCGATGAACATGACGAGCCGCAAGGCCAGCGCCATCCGGTCGAGCGGGACGGCGGCTCCCGCCAGCCAGTCGACCAGAAACGGCGCGATCAGCGGGCTTGCGATCGTGGTGACGATGACGCCGGCGATGATCAGCGAGGGTTCGAAACCGTAGAGAATGGCGACCGCTGGCGACGACATGATCGGCGGCGCAGCGCCCATGATGGCGATGCCGAGCAGGAGGCCGGGGTCGAGCGCCTCGCGGCCCAGCAGAAGGAGGGTGGCGGCGATCAGCAGCGCCGGGACGAACAGCAGCCACAGGCACGTCAGGATGAGCTTCATCGGCCGGCGCACCAGCCCGGCGATCACACTGAGATCGGCGCGCATGAACACGACTGTGGTGAAGCAGAAGATCGTGATCGGCAGGAGCGGGCGCGCCGCCGCCGAGAATTGCGGCAGAGCGAGGCCGAGGAAGATCGAGAGCGCGAAGCCTTGCGTGCCATAGCGGCCGAGCAGAGCGAGGGCGGAGGCAAGGGCGGCGAGCATCGAAACCGGGACAGCGAAACGGGGGGCCACACTGGCCGATCCGGAGGCCGCCGTCATCTGGGATGGGCGCAGGGCGCTCCAGCGTCGTTGCAGGTGAGGGGCGATGAAGCATCTCGATCGAACGAGTCTTCCCGGAGGGCTGCACTGTTTGCAATCATGGCTGCTAGTGGGTGCAGAAAATTGCGCGTGGATGACGTGTCTGCCCATAGTTTCTGATGCATTGCAGCAAGTGCGGCAGAAGCTACGAAACTTTGCCGGATATGCCGCAATATTCCACACAAGAGCTGACAGCGCCGCCCTCGGCGCTATTCTTGCAGGAGGGGAAGGCTGGCGGAGTCAGGTTGGATGCGTACGGACGCGATCGTTGTTGGGGCGGGCATCGTCGGGATTTCGGTGGCGCTGCATCTGCAGAAGGCAGGCCGCTCGGTGCTGCTGGTCGATCGCGGCCAGCCCGGCGGCGAAACCAGCTATGGCAATGCCGGCCTGATCCAGCGCGAGGGCGTCTACCCTTACGGCTTCCCGCACGATTTCGGCGCGCTCATCCGCTATGCGATGAACAATACGATCGACGCGCACTACCACTGGAACGCGATCCCCAAGCTCGCGCCGTTCCTGTGGTCGTACTGGATGCATTCGCGCGCCTCGCATCACGAGGCGATTGCCCATAAATATGCGACCCTGATCGAGCATTGCGTGACCGAGCATGATGCTTTGGCGCAGGAAGCGGGCGCGACCGACCTGCTCCGCCGCAAGGGCTGGATGAAGGTGTTCCGCACGCCCTTCGAGCAGGAGACCCGGCTGGCGGAAGCGGCGCGCTGGCAGCGCGATTACGGCTTGAACCACCGCGCGCTCGACGCGGCCGAGCTGCGCGCAGAGGAGCCGCATCTCGACCAGAGCCTGATCGGTGGCCTGCACTGGACGGACCCGGTCACGGTGATCGACCCGCTCGGCTTGTCCAAGGCCTATCTCGCGCTGTTCGAGAAGCTCGGCGGGCGCTTCGCCCAGGGCGATGCCGGCACGCTCGCCCAGGATGGCGACCGCTGGAGCGTGACGCTTGCCGACGGCACCAAGGCGATGGGCATGGATGCTATCGTCGCGCTCGGGCCCTGGGCCGATGTGCTGACGAACCGGCTCGGCTATCGGCTGCCGCTCGCGGTCAAGCGCGGCTATCACATGCATTACAAGCCGCTCGGCAACGCCGTGCTCAACCATCCGGTGCTCGATACCGAGCGTGGCTATTTCCTGGCGCCGATGCGCCAGGGCGTGCGCCTCACCACTGGCGCCGAGTTCGCCAATCGCGACGCGCCGAAGACTCCAGTGCAACTCGCCCGCGCCGAGCCGATCGCCAAGACCCTGTTCCCGCTCGGCGAGCGGCTCGACGCCGAGCCCTGGCTCGGCAACCGGCCGTGCACGCCGGACATGATGCCGATCATCGGCCCGGCGCCGAAGCACCGGAACCTGTGGTTCTCCTTCGGCCACGCCCATCACGGTCTGACGCTGGCGGCGGTGACCGGCCGCATGGTCGCCGAGATGGTGAGCGGCCAGAAGGTCTTCGTCGATCCGACGCCGTTCGCGCCGGCGCGCTTCTCCTGAGCTTCAGGCGGCCTGTGGCGTTGCGTTCCGGCGCAGCAGCCAGACGGCGAAGGCCGACGCGGTTACGTACATGACCAGGCTGTAGATGCCGGGCACCACGGCCGCGGCCGGATTGCGCAGCACGTTGAGCGCGATGAAAATCGCCAGTGCCGCATTGTGGATGCCGATCTCCATGGCGATCGCCACTGCCTGCCCCTTCGGTAGGCGCAGCGCCAGCGGAGCGAGATAGCCGGCGAGCATGCTGACGAGATTGAAGGTGAGGCAGGCGCCGCCGACCGCGATCAGGCTCGGCAGCAGCGCTTTCCGTTCCATGTAGATCGCGATCGCGATCAGGGCGACGAGCACGAGGATCGAGAAGATCTTGATCGGCTTCTCGGCGCGGAGGGCGAAGTGCTCAGCCTTCGCCCGGAGCAGCATGCCGATGGCGACCGGGATCAGGATGATCGCGGCGACCTCGATCACCTTGCGGTGCGGCGGCGGCACGTACTGGCCGGCGCCGAGGAAGTAGTCGAGCGAGAGGTCGAGCACGATCGGCAGCGTCAGCAGGCAGAGCAGGCTGTTGACCGCCGTCAGCGTGATGTTGAGCGCGACGTCGCCACGGGCGAGATGGCTGTAGATATTGGCCGTTGCCCCACCTGGCGCGGCCGCGAGCAGCATCAGGCCGACGGCATGATCGGGCGAGAGCTTCAGGCCGATCGCGATCGCGAAGGCGGCGAGCGGCAGCAGCAGGACCTGGAGAAAGAGGCCGAAACCGACGGCGAGCGGATAACGGGCGACACGGCGGAAGTCCGCGACCGTCAGGCTCAGACCCAGCCCGAGCATGACGATGCCAATGGCGAGCGGCAGCAGCAGATCGGTCAGGATCGAAGCCTGCATGCGCGTTTCCCCTCGTCGGCATTTTCTATGCCGTATCGTCAGGCTAGTTGAGGAAGAGCGGCTACGCCACTGAGACGATAGACTCTTGTCGGAAAGGGTTTTCCGATTCTTTCGACGATCCCGGACCTAACGTTAGAACGAGGCGCGGGCCGGCTTGAGGATCAGCCCGACCGATTGCTGGCTGAAGCTGCGCTTATAGGCTTCGGCGATGGCGGCGAGCTTATCGCGATTCCCTGCCTCGTCCGAGGTTGTGATCAGCACGAGCTTGCTCGGCTCGCGGATCAGCATGCCGCGTTCGCGGTCACGATATTGCCCGCTGGCGTCGAGGATGGTGAGCCCATCGGGGAAGCGCGGCGTCACCTCCGCATCGACGAAGCGGCGGAAGGCGGCTTCGCTGACGCCGACGCGGTCGCCGATCTTGCGGCCGAAGAGCAGTTCGGCCGAGAGCATGGCTTGCTGGCCGGGTGCGCAGGCCTGCGGCGCGAAGCTGGCGCAGCCA is drawn from Bosea sp. Tri-49 and contains these coding sequences:
- a CDS encoding branched-chain amino acid ABC transporter substrate-binding protein — protein: MKKLLLGGIALGAVLAFSGVANAQIKLGVGGPITGPNAAFGAQLKNGAEQAAEDINAAGGILGQKIQVVVGDDVSDPKQGVSVANKFVGDGVKMVLGHFNSGVTMPASEVYAENGILMISPSATNPKITERGLWNVFRTCGRDDQQGSVAAEYIAKNLKGKKIAIVHDKTTYGQGLADETRKGLTKAGVKDVLYEGVNAGEKDFSALISKLKSTGADYLYWGGLHTEGGLIVRQMRDQGLKTVLISGDGITTDEFATIGGPGVEGTLMTFPPDPQKRPEAAAVLKKFEARKFKPEAYTLYSYAAVQIMAEGAKRANSVDPKKIAAALHGGQPVDTVIGKIGFDKKGDITRPDYTVYTWKKGADGKIGYVEN
- a CDS encoding glutathione S-transferase family protein, producing the protein MTVTITAFERSPDRGNGLARDMRLRWALEEAGQPYEVRLLPFKAMKEPAHLALQPFGQIPTYEDGDLSLFESGAIVFHIAERHAGLLPDDMNARARAIMWMFAALNTLEPPIFDRSLVRILERDEPWYEQRLRALEGIIRKRLEGLSNHLGDADWLDGAFSAGDLLMVTVLRRLQGSGELEERPNLAAYVARAEARPAYQRAFAAQLAVFAASSAG
- a CDS encoding LysE family translocator, yielding MHEFAVLVSILGVFLLGAISPGPSFVVVSRIAISGTRADGVMAAIGMGIGGFIFATVAVAGLTAILLQVEWLNLALRLAGGAYLVWLGVNIWRAAPELLDITEATAERPSTLWKSLLKALFVQLSNPKTAIFYASMFAALLPSPTPSWMYFALPPMLFLIEFAWYTVVAVGFSARAPKAAYLRSKIWIDRAAGAVVGALGAKLMTDSVRLSV
- a CDS encoding RBBP9/YdeN family alpha/beta hydrolase → MKTSDTDILIVPGWSGSGPDHWQSRWEAKLPTARRVEQEDWYKPTRDGWANRIVAAVRAATRPVVIVAHSAGCSAVAHAAEHLKPHEVAGAFLVAPASERAKRAIPGMADDFAAIPHKPLPFRSVLIASATDPYCTPEEAKALAEAWGSEFVDAGDSGHLNTESGHGPWPDGLLRFAGFMKSLTAV
- the purB gene encoding adenylosuccinate lyase, which translates into the protein MIPRYSRPEMVAIWEPQTRFRIWFEIEAHATDKLAELGVVPKEAAATIWAKAKDATFDVARIDEIERVTKHDVIAFLTHLAEIVGPEARFVHQGMTSSDVLDTTLSVQLARATDILIADVDALLAAIKRRAFEHKLTPTIGRSHGIHAEPVTFGLKLAQAYAEFDRCRARLIAARAEIATCAISGAVGTFANIDPQVEEYVAQKMGLTPEPVSTQVIPRDRHAMFFATLGVVASSVERLATEIRHLQRTEVYEAEEYFSPGQKGSSAMPHKRNPVLTENLTGLARLVRGMVTPALENVALWHERDISHSSVERMIGPDATVTLDFALARLTGVIDKLLIYPQNMRKNLDKLGGLHNSQRVLLALTQAGASREDSYSMVQRNAMRTWEHGEDFLTNLKADRDVTAKLSVAELEAMFDEGYHFKHVDTIFRRVFGEA
- a CDS encoding DUF1428 domain-containing protein; translation: MSYVDGFVAAVPAANREAYAEHARKAAPLFKEYGATRVFESWGDDVPRGKQTDFYRAVAAKDDEVVVFSWVEWPSKEERDAGWQKLMADPRMAPDVNPMPFDGTRLIYGGFAAIDL
- the rpe gene encoding ribulose-phosphate 3-epimerase, translating into MSTIRIAPSILSADFAKLGEEVRAIDEAGADWIHCDVMDGHFVPNITFGPDVLKAIRPHTKKFFDVHLMIAPVDPYIEAFAKAGADLISFHVEAGPHPHRTIQAIKAQGKKAGIVLNPGTPASAAEPLIGDVDLILLMTVNPGFGGQSFIHSVVDKIAQVRALIGERPIALEIDGGATPETAPLAVKAGADVLVAGSAVFKGGPSAYAGNIAAIRKAAETARGSWV
- a CDS encoding glutathione S-transferase family protein encodes the protein MITLYSGPLSLFSRKVEIALREKGLAFERIMVPFNQTTGYDPKHPEVVAINPKRQVPVLNDDGIVLYDSTVILEYLEDAYPEPPLLPLCPGARARCRLDELYAGEIMLQALKPLMHRTSPPSTDQTKRFAQEADALIAEHALEKHYAVLEDRLAGRDFFGDAVSVADIALFMSVLFSLRLGGPSLAPFDGLSRWFDRLKLRPAFTQAAVEIAEADRRLSFPLKRA
- a CDS encoding glutathione S-transferase family protein; the protein is MKLYSGPLSLFGRKVEIALAEKGLAFERVVVPFNQMVGYHPKHPDVLAANPKAQVPVLIDGELTLYDSTLILEYLDEAYPQPPLYPTTPVERARCRQHELFADEVVFGALRQLFHRNGERLPQAELEQLEGAARAAEALLARYFTDIEAALGQKPYLCGAFSAADIGMFLMVHYVRRLDGPSFTALPALAAWYERVAARPVFATQLTEIADWDRKLSLPLQRL
- a CDS encoding NAD(P)/FAD-dependent oxidoreductase — protein: MRTDAIVVGAGIVGISVALHLQKAGRSVLLVDRGQPGGETSYGNAGLIQREGVYPYGFPHDFGALIRYAMNNTIDAHYHWNAIPKLAPFLWSYWMHSRASHHEAIAHKYATLIEHCVTEHDALAQEAGATDLLRRKGWMKVFRTPFEQETRLAEAARWQRDYGLNHRALDAAELRAEEPHLDQSLIGGLHWTDPVTVIDPLGLSKAYLALFEKLGGRFAQGDAGTLAQDGDRWSVTLADGTKAMGMDAIVALGPWADVLTNRLGYRLPLAVKRGYHMHYKPLGNAVLNHPVLDTERGYFLAPMRQGVRLTTGAEFANRDAPKTPVQLARAEPIAKTLFPLGERLDAEPWLGNRPCTPDMMPIIGPAPKHRNLWFSFGHAHHGLTLAAVTGRMVAEMVSGQKVFVDPTPFAPARFS
- a CDS encoding bile acid:sodium symporter family protein — protein: MQASILTDLLLPLAIGIVMLGLGLSLTVADFRRVARYPLAVGFGLFLQVLLLPLAAFAIAIGLKLSPDHAVGLMLLAAAPGGATANIYSHLARGDVALNITLTAVNSLLCLLTLPIVLDLSLDYFLGAGQYVPPPHRKVIEVAAIILIPVAIGMLLRAKAEHFALRAEKPIKIFSILVLVALIAIAIYMERKALLPSLIAVGGACLTFNLVSMLAGYLAPLALRLPKGQAVAIAMEIGIHNAALAIFIALNVLRNPAAAVVPGIYSLVMYVTASAFAVWLLRRNATPQAA
- a CDS encoding DUF3574 domain-containing protein — its product is MIRLGFALLLAGSLTGCASFAPQACAPGQQAMLSAELLFGRKIGDRVGVSEAAFRRFVDAEVTPRFPDGLTILDASGQYRDRERGMLIREPSKLVLITTSDEAGNRDKLAAIAEAYKRSFSQQSVGLILKPARASF